ACCGCCGGATCCATTGATATAATGCCATCTGCCATCTTGGAACGCACCAGATCAAAGTAAATGTCCTCGCGCTCAGGGTCTGAATTGGTCTCACAGAGAAGAATATTATAGTTGTGATTGAGTGCGGTCGTTTCAATGCCCTTGATGATTTCAAAATAAAACGGGTTAGCAATTTCAGGGATCAAAACCAGCAGCAACCGACTTTCCGAATTGCGCAGATTCCGTCCAAGACTGCTCGGTTCATAATTTAATTGTGCAATAGCTTCCTCCACTTTTTGTTTCGTTTTGTTTGAGACAGTATTGTGCCCATTCAGAACCCTGGATACCGTCGCAACCGAAACCCCCGCTTTGTCTGCAACCTGTCTGATGTTTGCCATAGTATCGTGCCTACTTTCCTGTATCGAGCCTGTGCGATAGTTGATTGTCTCGTATCATATTTCATTTTAATGGCATTCTTCCGTTTCGTCTAAGAAAGCTTTTCTTTCCTTTGCAGAAGCACTGCTGCCACAACAATCATACCTTTAAACGCTTCTCTTAAAAAAGGCGGTACACCGAACAGGTTTAATAGATTATTCATCACGGCAATAATCAGCATCCCATAGACTGCCCCGAGAATAGAGCCTTTTCCACCGCTAAGGCTCGCTCCGCCGACAACAGCCGCCGCAATGGCATCCATCTCCATGCCACGTCCCGCATTGGAAAAGTCCATCGAGCCGATGCGCGATACTTGTATGAGCGCTGCGACTGACACAAGCAACCCCATAAGACCATAGACTCGGAGCTTAACTTTGTTGACTTTTACCCCGGAAAGTTTGGCTGCCCGTTCACTTGAACCGACGGCAATAATCTGCCGGCCAAATGTCGTGCGCTTCGAAACATAGTATAAAATCGCTGCGATGACCGCCCAGTAGACGATTGGCATAATCATATACGGTCCGATTTTGAAACTGGCAATCTGCAAAAACTCCATCGGGACTCTTGGGTTATAGCCCTGCATGAAGTGCTGAGTGACACTACGGAAGATCATCATCGCCCCAAGTGTCGCAATGAAAGGTGGCACCTTCCCTCTTGTGATCGTGACACCAATGAGCGCCCCGAGCAGGTACCCGAATATGAGCACAAGCGGAATTGCCACAACGAAACCGAGCACCCCTGTCAGACCAAACATCCCGAGAAAACCTTTTGCGCCCGTGTCGATCAGCATCATGGTGAAGGCACCTGTGGCCACAAGCGTTGACCCAACAGACAAGTCAATGCCTTCTGACATAATGACCATTGTCATCCCGAGTGCAATAATGCCGATGCCTGCGTTATTTCTTAGAATATTGATCCAGTTGTTGGTCCAGGACTGCAGCCAGTCACCGAAAGAATCATAATCAAATCCAAGGACCAGTGTTTGTAAAATAATCATGATGACCAATGCAATAAAGATGCTGAACAACGGATTATTGGACCATCTGTATTTAAACCATTCCATAAAAGATCTTTTTTGTGTTGCTTGGCTGTTCTCCATGTCTGGCATCCAACTCCTTTACGATGTTAATTCCCGCCTGTCGCAAGCCGCATAATCTCATGTTCGGTCATCTTATCGTCTGTAACCTCACCCTGAATGACCCCGTGGTACATCACAACCGCTCTGTCACACAGGCGGATAATTTCCTGCGCTTCCCCTGAGAGGACAATAATGGCAATCTGATCTTCTGCCAATTTAAGGATAATGTCATAGATGTCTTCTTTGGCACCGACATCAACACCTTGCGTTGGATTATCCAGAATCAGAATCTCCGGATTTGTAGCCAGCCATTTCGCCAGAACAACTTTTTGCTGGTTGCCACCTGAGAGACTTGTAATGCTGTCAGTCAATTCACCCATTTTCAGACGTAATGTTTTGCGGTGACCGGCAAAAGCTTCCTCATGCCGGTTGATGTCAATCACCCCGCCCCGGGAAAATTTTGGCCAAGTGGTGATCGCAGCATTTTCAATAATATTCATATCAGGGAGGATCGCATTCTCTTTGCGATTTCGCGGGAGGTAAGCAATCCCCTTTTCAAGCGCCTCCGTGGTGTCATGAATGGTGATCGCCTGACCGTCCAAATAAATCTGTCCGGAAGGCGGGTCATTAGCCCCAAAGACTGACTGGAAAAGTTCACTCCTGCCGTCTCCGAGTAACCCAGTAACCCCGAGAATCTCACCAGCACGTACGGTCAAGTTAATATCTTTAAAAAGCTGCTTTGATGTTAAATTTTCCAGACGCAGCACTTCACGGCCCAGTTCTTTTTCCCGTCTCAAGGATTCTGTCCGGACATCAAACCCGACCATAAACCGAGCCAGATCATCTGTGGTCACATCCGCTACATCCCCCTCTGACACGAGGTTGCCGTCTCTTAATACGGCATAGCGGTTACACACCTGTTTCACTTCATTTAATTTATGAGAAATAAATATAATACCGACATCATGGGTCTTCATCGTCCGCATCATTTCAAAAACCCGCGCAATTTCTTGTTCAGTCAGAGACGTTGTCGGTTCATCCATAATAATGATCGATGCGTTCGTCATCATTGCACGACAGATTTCCACGATTTGTTTATAGGAAGAATCCAGATCCTTGACCATTGTCCGCGGATCCAGATCAATGTTCATTTGTTTAAAAATTTCAGCTGTTGCTGTGATCATACCTTTCAGATCAAGAGTCCCGAATTTGGTTTTCAGTTCTCGGCTGAGAAACATATTTTCATAAATGGGCAGGTCATTAATCAGATTTAGTTCTTGATGGATAAAAGCAATGCCTGCATTGAGCGAATCTGAAGGTGTTGTGAAGCTGACCGGTTCTCCGTTGATTTTAATGGCGCCAGCGTCCATCTGATGAACGCCACCTAAAATGTTCATCAGCGTCGATTTCCCTGCACCATTTTCTCCGAGCAAGGCACAAATGTCACCGCCTTGAATGGTTAGGGAGACCTCTTTAAGCACATTGTTGCTGCCGAATGATTTTTTAATGTTTTCCATTTCGATGATCATGCCATCACTTCCAGACCAGGATTTTTGTGGAGAGGGGTGTGTGGGCCCCTCCCCTGTTATCCTATTTTCTCATTCATGCTGTTCGTGACCTTAGTAAGGTGAGTCTTCGTCAAGAAACTCTTCATAATTGTCGCGATCCACAATGGTTGTCGGAATAATGGTTTGTTTGTCAACGTCTTTGCCATTTAAGAGGTCAAGCGCAACATCGACCGCATCTTTAACCATTGCCGGACTGTACAGAGCAGACTCAATCCAGATGTCTTCATTTTCCGGCATCATTTTAAAGTACTCCTGCATGCCGCCCCGCCAGTTACAACTTGGATCTCATCTCTTCCAGCTTCATTGATGGCCTGAAGCACACCAATGGATGTCTCATCATCGATCGAATAGACAGCGTCAATATGGTCAAGGGATGTCAGGATATCGGAAAAGTCACTCAGACCAGATTCCCGCGTAAATTCTGCTGCATATGTTTCAAGGTTCATGTCAGGTGCGATGTCAGCGATCGTGTCTTTAAACCCGTTGACACGGAGTTTGGACACAGAGCCAGCAGATGGATTTTCCAGTACGACGACCGTTCCTTTTGTGCCGATCTTATCGACAATATAATTGGCGCCCTGGATCCCCATGTCTTCGTTGTCACCCGCAACACGGTAAACGCCTTCAGCATCGATTTCAATATCGAAGTTGACAACCTCGATGTCTGCGTCTAATGCTTTCTGGATCGGAACTTCCATTCCTTCCCACTGTGGGAATGCAACAATGGCTTCTGCGCCCCAGGTCATCAAGTCGTCAAGCTGTGAGGTCATTTCCTCTGCGTTACTGCTCGTTTGAATCTGATACTCAATCTCATCAGACAATTCTTCAGCTCTGTTCTCAGCATGATACGCGACCGCTGCCACCCAACCATGCGTCACGGCTGGTGCCAGGATACCGATTTTATGTTTATCACCATCGCCACCATCGTTCCCGCCGGTATTTCCTTCAGCTTCTGCTTCTGTTGTGTTATCTCCACCACAGGCACTCAAGATTCCAGCGATCAGTAAACCGAATAATACCAGCACATAAAAAGATTTCTTCATTTGAATAACCCCCTAAATGGTTTCGTGTTCAGAAATACAGGCTCAGATACGGTCATGTGCGCTTGCTAGCTTTCTGACTGATTGGAACACACCCCCTCCTTTCGAGTTGTGTTGTGCATGCTTATAACCTTTTTTGTTTCCAATGACCGTTCGATTGCCTTCAGCAGCTTCAGTGTATACAGGACATCTGAAAGCGGAATAATTGTGTTGTCCTGATTCGCTTCAAGGCAATGGATGAAATAAATCAGTTCTTGTTGAAAAGGATCTGTTGCCTCGACCTGTAAGGATGTTTTTTCTGTAGATGAGTAATAGGTCATTGTCGTGTGACTATCCTCATCCGGATCGATATTGTCACCGGCTTGACTCTTGTAATCTAATGTTGCATCCGGTGTTTGAGCCCTGAAGGTCATTGAGAACGGATAATCTGGTGGCATGCGGTGTGAAGCTTCCACGAATGCCTGACTGTTATTATTAAATGTTAACGTCGTCATAACATGGTCCCATGCCCCGTACGCATTTTGGTGACCAACAGCGTATACCGTCGCAACCTCTCCAAGCAACGCACAAATGTAATCGATATCATGAATATGCAAATCGAATAAGGCCCCGCCACTTTTTTCAGGGTATTGAAACCAGTCACTCCACTTCGGGGCCTGCCCAAGCCGCTTGGCGTGGATCACTTGTATATCTTGCATTTTTGTCTGGCTGTAGGATTGGATGAGAGCGTATTCTGGCCAAAAGCGCAGAACATGTCCCACGAACAGTCGCACCCCGTTTGCTTCTGTTGCCTCAATCATGCGTTGCGCTGATTCCGCTGTTAGCGTCAGCGGTTTCTCGCAGAAAATGTGCTTACCTGCATGTGCCGCCTTGAGCGCGTATGATTCATGCAAGTGTGTCGGGAGGCAAATATCAATCACATCGATGTCGTCATCTGCTAATAAGTCTTCAAAGCTTGTAACATGGGACGTATTGAATTCAGCAGCCAGCTTAGTGCCTTTTTCCTGATCAGCCGTACAAATTGCCTTCACCCGAGCGTTAGGGATATGACTATATGCTTCCAAGTGTTTCTGACCAATAAACCCCAGACCAATAAGACCGATGTTTTGGATGAAGATCACCTCCTCAGTTAGTGAGTGGATACTACAGCACTGATGTAATCGATTACATTTAGCGGTAAAAATTAATGATTGCTTATTATGTTATGTATCTCCTGCTGAGAAACCCTTACTGTAATCGATTACATTTACATAATAAGCACAAATCTAAAAAATGTCAACACTTTTCTAGAAACAGATAGCCACTTTTTACGATTCTATGTAAAACACCCCATGAATATGACAAACACCTCATAAACATTAACCCTCCCTACAGTCGGTAGGTGCCTAAGTGGTGCCTGTCACTTTCCGAATTTTGTCGAATGAGGTGGTCTGGGAGATGCGATCGCAAGGCGTCTTTTGCTGAGTGGGTAGGTTTATTCAGGAAACGTGTTTCTATCGGGGCAAGTGGGCGTTCTATCAGAGCAAGAGTATGTGCTATCGGAGCAAGAGCGTGTCCTATCAGAGCAAGACCACGTTCTATCGGAGCAAGAGCGTGTCCTATCAGAGCAAGACCACGTTCTATCAAAGCAAGAGTGCCTCCTATCAAACGAAGATCGCCACTTCCACTTCCCCATTAAAACGTGGCGCCGGATCCAAAATATGTTTGCTACGGTTTGGTGCCTGTCACCTCCAGGTTTTTGTCGAGTGGGATTTGGGTGGAGGCAGGTCTTTGCGGGTGACCTGTGTGGGGGATTGGTATAGTATTGTTTTAGGAATTATCTTTTTGGATTTTTTGATGAGTTGTGAAATGAAAGGATTGAAATATGTATGGCTACATCCGTGCAGCGTTTGGGAAAGGATCATTTAATGCCGTGGAAGATGCTGGCGCTGCTTGTGGGGCTGCAGGTTCTGGTGGCTTTTGTGGGACGGAGTCTGGCACCACTTGGACCGTTGATTGGCGTTGACTTATCGTTGACGAAGGCGCAGATTGGGTTAATGCCTGCTGCGTTGTTTGTGGGACAGTCGGTTATAGCCCTGCCGGCTGGGTTTTTAACGGATCGGATTGGGACCAAGTGGATGCTCTTGATCGCAGCTGTTTGTCTGGGCGGCAGTTTTATGGTGATGACGTTTGTGTCTGTTTATGCGGGCATGCTGCTGATGATTGTACTTGGTGGTGTCGGGTACGGTGCGTCCCATCCGGCTGCGAATCGTGGCATTTTGTATTGGTTTGATGCGAAGAAACGTGGCACGGCGATGGGCATTAAGCAAATGGGTATTACGGCAGGCTCTGCTTTGTCAGCGTTGTTGCTGCTGCCGCTTGCGAATGTGTGGGGCTGGCGACCAGCGGTTATTCTTGCCAGTGTGCTGCTGGTGATCGTGGGCTTGGCTGTGTTTATGCTTTTTCGGGATCCTGAGGGGTGGCAGAGGCGGAATCTTCAGCTGAACCGGCACGTTTTTTTAGTGGACTGGTTGAGATGGCGAAAAACGGAGCGCTCCTTTTGATCAGTTTTGCCGCGATGTTGTTGAGTGGGTCTCAGATGATTTTCAATACGTATATTGTGTTATTTGCTTATGAATTCTTGGAGATCGGGCTAATTTCTGCCGGGTTGCTGCTGGTAATCGCTGAAGTGGGCGGATCTTTTGGCAGGATCATCTGGGGGCTGGTCAGTGACCGGCTGTTTGACAGCAAGCGGATCGTGATTATTTTGATCATCTCCATAATGGTTGCGGGGATGGGGCTTTTGTTTGCCTTTTTGCCAGCGGGTATTTCTTTCTGGGCAATGACGCCGCTCACGTTTGTGTTTGGTTTCTGTGTATCGGGCTTCAATGGCATTTGGATGAACGCTGCGACGGAATTGGTGCCATTTCGGCAGTCCGGGATCGCTACCGGATTCAGCTTGACTATCGGTGCAGTTGGGGTCATGTTTGCTCCGCCAGTGTTTGGGCATCTGGTTGACACGACGGGTGCGTATACATGGGGCTGGCTGTTTGTCGCGATGATGATGGGCGTTGTGATGACGCTGCTGTTGGGCGCGATGCGGTTTGTGAAGGGGCGTGGATAGGAGCGGTGTTTCGGGGTGGTGCTGGGTACCGGTCTGGTGCCTGTCACTTCCCGGTTTTTGTCGAATGGACATCCTTAATAAAGGGTTCAGCCTCTTAAGGTTGGGCTCTTTATTATGTTATTTGCACAAAATCCTATTTATTCACTTTGCATCGGTTCTCACATCAAACTGGCATTTGTATTAATATGATGTTATATTACATCTTAGATATAATAATTGATTAATAATTTCTAATTAAGGTAAAAATATTTTTCTTTTGCACACACTTACATAAATACAAACTCGAGGTGATAACACATGATAAAAGCTTTAATATTTGATTTTGACGGCCTCATTTTAGATACGGAAACGGCATGGTATGAATCCTATAAAGAAACTTTGGAGGAACTATATGGTTATAATCTACAAATAGAGGATTTTGTTAAATGTGTTGGCTCCAATGGAGAAGTTTTTTGGGATTTTCTACAAACAGAGTTAGGTGATTCATATGATTATCATATGATTAAAGATAAAGCCGGAAAGTTACACACACTAAAAATAAAAAACTATAAAGAGCGGGATGGCGTAAAAGACTTTTTGGAGGATGCCTTCAAAAAAAATCTTAAAATCGCTTTGGCAACAAGCTCTTCCAAAAGGTGGGCTACGACACACTTAACCAATCTCAAATTAATATCTTATTTTGATATTTTGATAACGAAAGACGATGTGAAAGATGTCAAACCTTCTCCGGACCTATTTAATAAAGCAATCAAAGAATTAAATATAAGACCGTCAGAGGCCATCGTTTTCGAGGATTCATTAAACGGATTGATTGCAGCCCAAAAAGCAGATTTAAAGACAATTATTGTGCCTAATCCGATCACTAAGTCTCTTCCGTTCAAGGATTATCATTTAAAATTAAATTCTATGAAGGACATGACTCTTAAAGAGGTCATAAGTACGACCTGAATAGATTAATAAGATTAAATTCTATTTCTAAATTGGAGGTCATAAGTTGGAAGATATTATTGAATTAAAAGAAAGTGATTATGAATCTGTTTCTTTATTATCACAATTTGCCTTTCAATACGAGTTATCTGAAGACGAGCTTATAAAGAAAAAGAAAGAAATGGCCCGGCATAGAATATGGGGGTGGATGGTGGAAGGGGATCTTGCAGCCAAATTGCATCTCATCCCACTTTCCTGCTATATTCTTGGAAACACGTACAAAATGGGTGGTATTAGTGCTGTTGGAACATGGCCAGAATACCGCAGACAAGGCATGGTCAAAAAACTGCTAAAGCATGCCTTAACAGAAATGAAAAAAGAAGGTCAAACCATATCTTTTTTACATCCATTTTCAATTCCATTCTACCGTAAATATGGTTGGGAAATGGCTTTTCATAGTAACAAATATACCATTCCCATGAAAAAGCTAAAAAAAGACTGGGATGGTAAGGGATATTTACGTCGTAACCCATTGGACCTTGACACGCTACATTCGGTTTATACGAGGTACGCTAAACAATTTACAGGTATGCTCACACGAGATAGAAAATGGTGGGAGCAGCGAGTTTTTAAAGATAGATGGCACACCGCGGTCGCATATGATGAAGCTGGGAGTGCTGAAGGATATCTTCTTTACATGGTTAAAGAGAATGTTCTTCACGTGCACGAAATGGTTGACTGCACGCTCAATGCCAGAAAGTTGTTATTCCAATTTATCAGTGACCATGACTCGATGGCAGAGGAGGTACGAATCACTCTACCTGATAATGATCATATTAGGTTACTCATTAATGATCCTTCATTCCAACACAAAGTTGAACCCAATTTCATGGCACGTATTGTCGACGTGCTGGCATTTCTGGAAAAGTATCCATTACAAAAATGTTACTTAACACAGCCTCTCTTATTACATGTTGTAGATGACTTTTTACCTGAAAACAATGGTACATATCACTTTAATTCTATTGGTGACCACATTAAGATAACCTATGAAGCTTATGATGACATTTCTGTCAAAGGGCTTCATTGTAACATCCAACAGCTAACCATTATGATGCTTGGTTATAAGCGTCCCAGTGATCTCTTTAATGCTGGTCTTTTAAAGGGGGAATATGAAGATATAAAGAAACTCGAAAAAATCATCCCTTTTCAACAAACCTTATTAACAGACTCATTTTAAAGTCTTTCAGTCTTGTTACCTTTATAAAAAATGAGCAGGGAAAGCGTTGTCCCTGCTCATTTTTTATCCATCCATTCTAATATCAATATGGAGACTCACTCTACTACCCAATAGGTAATAATTAGAGAAATGGACCGGTTTATTGTTGGTATCTTCAATTAGTTTATCAACTCTGATTACTGGGTCAATACTGGAGATATCAAATAGCTTACTAATGTCTGTTGTGGGCAAAGAAGCTTCAATCTTCTTCTTTGCATTTTGAAACTCTATGCCATAATCTTGGTGAATTATATCGAAAGTAGACACATCATCCTTAATTTTAGGAAGGATGTCGGGATAAACATCACATGGCAGATACGCAAAGTCAACACTAAAAACATCGTGTTCATCTTTAATGATTCTTACTAGCTTTACGAGTTCAAAAGGTTTTTTCCGATCGAACTTTTCCATTAAATATTTGTCCGCCTCTATGATTTCTTTTG
This sequence is a window from Lentibacillus sp. JNUCC-1. Protein-coding genes within it:
- a CDS encoding substrate-binding domain-containing protein, with amino-acid sequence MKKSFYVLVLFGLLIAGILSACGGDNTTEAEAEGNTGGNDGGDGDKHKIGILAPAVTHGWVAAVAYHAENRAEELSDEIEYQIQTSSNAEEMTSQLDDLMTWGAEAIVAFPQWEGMEVPIQKALDADIEVVNFDIEIDAEGVYRVAGDNEDMGIQGANYIVDKIGTKGTVVVLENPSAGSVSKLRVNGFKDTIADIAPDMNLETYAAEFTRESGLSDFSDILTSLDHIDAVYSIDDETSIGVLQAINEAGRDEIQVVTGGAACRSTLK
- a CDS encoding ABC transporter permease, translated to MENSQATQKRSFMEWFKYRWSNNPLFSIFIALVIMIILQTLVLGFDYDSFGDWLQSWTNNWINILRNNAGIGIIALGMTMVIMSEGIDLSVGSTLVATGAFTMMLIDTGAKGFLGMFGLTGVLGFVVAIPLVLIFGYLLGALIGVTITRGKVPPFIATLGAMMIFRSVTQHFMQGYNPRVPMEFLQIASFKIGPYMIMPIVYWAVIAAILYYVSKRTTFGRQIIAVGSSERAAKLSGVKVNKVKLRVYGLMGLLVSVAALIQVSRIGSMDFSNAGRGMEMDAIAAAVVGGASLSGGKGSILGAVYGMLIIAVMNNLLNLFGVPPFLREAFKGMIVVAAVLLQRKEKLS
- a CDS encoding MFS transporter; the encoded protein is MATSVQRLGKDHLMPWKMLALLVGLQVLVAFVGRSLAPLGPLIGVDLSLTKAQIGLMPAALFVGQSVIALPAGFLTDRIGTKWMLLIAAVCLGGSFMVMTFVSVYAGMLLMIVLGGVGYGASHPAANRGILYWFDAKKRGTAMGIKQMGITAGSALSALLLLPLANVWGWRPAVILASVLLVIVGLAVFMLFRDPEGWQRRNLQLNRHVFLVDWLRWRKTERSF
- a CDS encoding Gfo/Idh/MocA family protein, with the translated sequence MIFIQNIGLIGLGFIGQKHLEAYSHIPNARVKAICTADQEKGTKLAAEFNTSHVTSFEDLLADDDIDVIDICLPTHLHESYALKAAHAGKHIFCEKPLTLTAESAQRMIEATEANGVRLFVGHVLRFWPEYALIQSYSQTKMQDIQVIHAKRLGQAPKWSDWFQYPEKSGGALFDLHIHDIDYICALLGEVATVYAVGHQNAYGAWDHVMTTLTFNNNSQAFVEASHRMPPDYPFSMTFRAQTPDATLDYKSQAGDNIDPDEDSHTTMTYYSSTEKTSLQVEATDPFQQELIYFIHCLEANQDNTIIPLSDVLYTLKLLKAIERSLETKKVISMHNTTRKEGVCSNQSES
- a CDS encoding MFS transporter, whose protein sequence is MLLSGSQMIFNTYIVLFAYEFLEIGLISAGLLLVIAEVGGSFGRIIWGLVSDRLFDSKRIVIILIISIMVAGMGLLFAFLPAGISFWAMTPLTFVFGFCVSGFNGIWMNAATELVPFRQSGIATGFSLTIGAVGVMFAPPVFGHLVDTTGAYTWGWLFVAMMMGVVMTLLLGAMRFVKGRG
- a CDS encoding GNAT family N-acetyltransferase, with translation MEDIIELKESDYESVSLLSQFAFQYELSEDELIKKKKEMARHRIWGWMVEGDLAAKLHLIPLSCYILGNTYKMGGISAVGTWPEYRRQGMVKKLLKHALTEMKKEGQTISFLHPFSIPFYRKYGWEMAFHSNKYTIPMKKLKKDWDGKGYLRRNPLDLDTLHSVYTRYAKQFTGMLTRDRKWWEQRVFKDRWHTAVAYDEAGSAEGYLLYMVKENVLHVHEMVDCTLNARKLLFQFISDHDSMAEEVRITLPDNDHIRLLINDPSFQHKVEPNFMARIVDVLAFLEKYPLQKCYLTQPLLLHVVDDFLPENNGTYHFNSIGDHIKITYEAYDDISVKGLHCNIQQLTIMMLGYKRPSDLFNAGLLKGEYEDIKKLEKIIPFQQTLLTDSF
- a CDS encoding HAD family hydrolase codes for the protein MIKALIFDFDGLILDTETAWYESYKETLEELYGYNLQIEDFVKCVGSNGEVFWDFLQTELGDSYDYHMIKDKAGKLHTLKIKNYKERDGVKDFLEDAFKKNLKIALATSSSKRWATTHLTNLKLISYFDILITKDDVKDVKPSPDLFNKAIKELNIRPSEAIVFEDSLNGLIAAQKADLKTIIVPNPITKSLPFKDYHLKLNSMKDMTLKEVISTT
- a CDS encoding sugar ABC transporter ATP-binding protein, coding for MIIEMENIKKSFGSNNVLKEVSLTIQGGDICALLGENGAGKSTLMNILGGVHQMDAGAIKINGEPVSFTTPSDSLNAGIAFIHQELNLINDLPIYENMFLSRELKTKFGTLDLKGMITATAEIFKQMNIDLDPRTMVKDLDSSYKQIVEICRAMMTNASIIIMDEPTTSLTEQEIARVFEMMRTMKTHDVGIIFISHKLNEVKQVCNRYAVLRDGNLVSEGDVADVTTDDLARFMVGFDVRTESLRREKELGREVLRLENLTSKQLFKDINLTVRAGEILGVTGLLGDGRSELFQSVFGANDPPSGQIYLDGQAITIHDTTEALEKGIAYLPRNRKENAILPDMNIIENAAITTWPKFSRGGVIDINRHEEAFAGHRKTLRLKMGELTDSITSLSGGNQQKVVLAKWLATNPEILILDNPTQGVDVGAKEDIYDIILKLAEDQIAIIVLSGEAQEIIRLCDRAVVMYHGVIQGEVTDDKMTEHEIMRLATGGN
- a CDS encoding GntR family transcriptional regulator is translated as MSTYKQMNKESSVFLYEQIKLHIKDMIETEMIEKGAKLPSEKELCDRFNASRITVRRALKELENEDVIEVVHGKGTFVKGHKRPIHILDLQGFTEGLSAMENQFTKKVISKEIIEADKYLMEKFDRKKPFELVKLVRIIKDEHDVFSVDFAYLPCDVYPDILPKIKDDVSTFDIIHQDYGIEFQNAKKKIEASLPTTDISKLFDISSIDPVIRVDKLIEDTNNKPVHFSNYYLLGSRVSLHIDIRMDG